The region CAAAGAAGATAGTGATACTGTGTCAGTTgcttgaaaaggaaaaacattttcataaaaaatgacATTTCTTGAAAGAAAAACTTCTCTAGTGTTCAAATCAAACAAAAGATATCCCTTGACCCCTTCTTTCTGTCCTAGAACAATGCATTTCCTAGCTCTTGGTTGAAACTTTGTTCTATGTGCAGTAAGGGAAGTAGCATAACATAAAGAACCAAAAACCCGTAAGTGTTCAATGTCTGGTTTCAGGTTATGCAAAATGATGAAAGGAGATGAGTAAGATAAAACCTTGCTTGGTAAAAGATTCATTAAGTATACTGCATGAATCACAGCAAAAGACCAAAATTCAAGGGTCAAGTTAGATTGCAGCATAAGAGCCCTAGCAATATTCAGGATGTGCTGATGTTTTCTCtccacaacaccattttgttgtggagttTCAACACAAGATAATTGGTGTTGAATTCCATGCTGTGAATAAAAATCAGTCATGGCAAATTCAACCCCATTATCTGATCTCACTATTTTAACAAGAGATCCATACTGTCTCTGTGCATAAAGGATAAAAGTTTGTAATGCAGCCCGAGCCTCTGATTTTGCTTTCATTAATTTTATCCAAGTAAACCTAGACTTATCATCTACAATTGTGAGGAGATATTTGGCTCCTGTAATAGATGCAACACTGTATGGTCCCCAAATATCTACATGCAACAATTCCAAAACAGTTCCAGAAATAGTATGGCTCAAAGAAAAAGATAATCTTTTTTGTTTAGCAAAATGACAAGTATCACAATTCTTACATGGAGAAGTAGTAATAGCAGGGTACATTTGTTGCAAAGAAATATAACAAGGCTGAGATGGATGTCCTAACCTATGATGCCATATATTTGGCAACTTATTAGAAGAAGAAACAGTACTCATGTTTACAGAATGGAAAGTATGAAGTGGTTTGAAACTAGTAATAGGTGGAAGCTCCATGATGTATAGCCCATCCTTGATCTCAGCTCTCCCAATCATCTTCAAAGTGGTCTTGTCCTGAATCAAACACAAGGAATCAGTGAAAATCAATCTATGATTTAGTACTTTGGTAAGCTTGTGTATAGAAACAAGATTGACAGAAAATTCAGGTACATAGAGAACATTATGTAAAGTCAGGGTAGGTGAAAGAAATACTGTCCCTAAATGGTTTGCAATAGCATGAGCTCCATTAGGCAAAGATACAGGTACAGGTTTGATTGAGTagtaagaagaaaagaaagataagGAAGAAGCAATGTGATCAGTGGCACCTGAATCCATGATCCATTGAGAATTGACCATATCTATGTTATTAGCAATAACATTGTGACTACTGACAAGGTTGGAAGCAGCAATAGGCTTAAGGTTGGGGGCTTGTGAAACTGCAGTGGGCTTAGATTGAGGAAGTAATGCCAGTAAACCTTGAAGTTGTTCTCTTGTCAGCTCAAGACTTGAAGAAGGAGGTTCATCTTGATCTGAAGAAGAATGTGAATCACCTCCTGAAGTTGTAATGTAAGCCTTCTTTGGCTTATAACCATTTGGAAAGTTGGAAGGATAGCCATGCTTAAGGAAGCATGTTTCAACAGTGTGATTCTGCCTTCCACAGTGTGTGCACAACCTCTGCACATTGGATTTACTTGAAGAATACTGAGAATTCGACCTTCCCCTGTTGGAATTAGAATATGTGCCTTGTGTATTCCCAGTATGAACTGCCATAGCTGCTGGCTCAGGAAGTACTCCAATGCCTAAGTGTCTTTCTTGTTGTATTATCATAGAGAAAATCTTAGACAAAGTTGGCAAAGGTTCCATCAACAAAATCTGAGATCTAGCAACAGCAAAATTATCATTCAAACCTCTAAGGAAACACAGCACACAATCATTTTCCCTATATTGCTTGAAGATTTTCACAGCCTCACAACAGCACGCATGAGGGGAAACACATACAGGAATTGGCCGATAATTGCATAGTTCATCCCACAGAATCTTCATCTTGGTGTAGTAAGCAGTAATAGACAAATCACCTTGATTTAGAGAATACAATTCATGATGCAGGTGAGAAATTCTTACCGAATCTCCCTGCGAGAAACGATCTTTCAGATCTTGCCAAGCTCCAGAAGCTGTGTCAATCCAGATGATGCTAGTTGCTATCTCTGGAGAAACCGAATGATTAATCCACGAAAGCACAAGATTATTGCAGCGCTTCCAAGCTGAAAGCATAGGATCATCATCGGAGAGCTTTGCAATCGAACCATCAGCGAAACCAAACTTATTCTTCATCTGCAATGACATCGCCATTGCACGAGCCCAGCCATGGTAATTGCTCCCATCAAGAACTGGAGAAACGAGAACAAGTGAGGGATTCTCGTTTGGATGAATGTAGTAATCGTGAGTCGAGTCTGTCAAATTTGCTCGAGTAATCGGAGCCATTGTTGAAGGTAGAATAAGCTTCAAAGCTTTATGCAGAAGAATCAGTGAAGAGAAGTGAAGAAACGGCAAAGAGAATGCCGAGAAAGTGCTCGAGAAAATCTCTGAGAAAGTAGAAGAAGCTTGAGAAAATCTCTGAGAAAGTAGAAACAATAGCTAAGAGAATGCCAAGAAAGTGTTCGAGAAAATGtctgagaagaaaagaaaaaaaaaaaaaagataggtAACCGTCACCAAGAAAATTCCAAcagaaaaggaattttcccgaGAAAATCAGAGACGAAGAGAGAAAGCGGAAGCTAAAAGCTCatgataccatgttagaaacAATGAATTGATTGAATGATTCTTCTTAGATTCAATGCTTGAAGATTACAGTTTTTATACAAGTTCCTAATCAGTGAAAGATAAAGAAAAACTAACTAACTGAACTCTAACAATCTCTAACTAACTGTAACTAACTGCTAACAAACTAACAAACTCTAACTGACTTGACTTGTGAGTCAAGTTGCTAATTTAAATTACAATAATTCCAATATCACCACCAATCGGGACATTGTTATGCAGTGAGAGATAAGTAGAGCAAACAGAATTGGTCCCTTCTGAATTTATCCTCCATATCCAACTATCACTGATTTCCTTTTGAGGGGAAAAATTCTAAATATCAGAAATCAAAGCATTCCAAAGGCTGAGCTCAAAGTCCCTTAAGCTTCTCTGATCGTCCATTTAATATCCCAGACCCAAGCATCATGTGACCAAGTGCCCATATAATTTATGCTATTCTCCTTCTGAATGGACAAGTTGAATAGCCTGGGATATTTGATACTCAACTTCTCTTGGTTACACTAAATATCAAGCCAAAATTTTGTCTTGTCCCTTTTCCCTATTTTCCTACATAAGTTTTGATCAAACCAATCACTATTACCTTCGGGGAAGCATGTTTTCTTGAGGTTCTGCCACCAATGGGAAGCCTTGGACTGGTTTGGTTGGCTATATTTTGCTAAGAGCACTTGGCACCAAAGACTATCTTTCTCATGAAGCAATCTCCATCTCCACTTGCACAACAATGCCACATTGAACAGACCCCAATCCTTGATCCCTAGTCCACCCTCAATATTTGGTTTACATATCTTCTCCCAACTAACCCAAACTATCTTGTTGTTCAACTCGGCTTCTCCCCATAAGAAATTCTTCATGATCTGGTGGAAATTCTGGATGACGCTTGCCGGAGCTctaaagaaagagaggaagtaAAGTGGTATTGAGGATAAAACACTTTAGAAGAGACAAACATATCCCCCAAAATAAAGAGTTTTATTCTTCCAAGCCACCAATCTATTCTTTACTCTATTCAAAACTAAGTCCCAAAAGGAGATTCTTCTAGGATTTCCCCCAACCAGCAAACCAAGATACTTAAACGGGATATAGGTGATTCTATACAATGGAGGAGTGTGTTCAAGCCTCTAAGAGTGTGCTCATCCACCTTTACACCTATCAACTTGCTCTTATGGAATCTTACCTTCAAACCCGCCGCCAACTCAAAGCACCTGAGTATACATTTAAGGCTCACAACTTTCTGGAAAGAAGCTTCCCAAATAAAAGGGGCATCGTCTGCAAATTGGATTATGAGAAGTGATCAAATCCACCGCCTTCTTGAGAAGACCATTAAGTCCTTCGGCTACAATTAGGAATAAGAAAGGCGCCATTATATTAGGTCACCCTGTATGAGGCCCTTCCACATCTTGAACTCCGATGTCGGGCTACCGTTGACTATAACAGATACAAAGTTAGACTCTAGGCAACCCCTTATCCACCTTACCCATTTATCGCAGAAGTTCATCCTTTGGAGCATGTAGATGAGGAAATCCCACATTATCGAGTCATATGCTTTCTCGTAGTCCACCTTGAACACTATGGTTGGCTTATGTTTGTGCTTTGGCTTCAGAAATAACTTCGTTAACATAGGTGCATAAGTTAGTGTCTGCTTATTAAAGTGAGTTATCCATTTATTTTCTTTCGGATAAAAGTAACAAAAGTTAATGTGGACCATAATATAGTGTTTAATGGATGATATTAAGGGAATATGATAAGATTTTATGGTTAGGTCTCATATGTATTACACCAATTAGTGGATATTAACAAATTTCGCCGTTGAAAGTTGTGAAAGGAGCTAAAGAGAAAACCTAGCTATTGTTAACACGTTGTTGGATTTTTGGGATCAATCATGAcaattcttaatttttcaacTTGGAATGTCATCTACAACAAGTAGACCAAAACTTAGTTTTCTAACTTACAGACAATCTTGCTAAACAATATAAATTTATGTTAAAATAGATGTTTGTAACATCTTTTAGCGGGATAAGTTGGACCAGAATTGTTAGCTGGGTTTTAGAACGACAATCACAACATTCTATAAATAGCTTAATTTTAAACAATAGTGGAAAGGAACTTCTTCACATAACTTTTGAGGCAAAGAGTGATTTTTGCGAAGGATGGTCGAGTAGATGGATTTCCATCCCAACAAAGGCAAATGAGGTCAATGAGCTCTTCTAGGTTGTCAACATCATTAGACGGAAGCTGAGGCCGTAGCTTTCCTTCCACGACTTCCATGGCAATCTAGTTAAAtgttttcaaaatataaaacatACATGACATTGAATCACAATCAAATTTCAGATTGCTAATTGAAATTTACATCAAACTAATCTATTAAACATGTATAGAAAAATTCAACAAAATAGGCCTCAAGATAGATGTTGATACCTTAGTAGGACCATATTCCGTCTCAATGTAAGGGTAATTTCCAGTTAGTAGTTCATTTAGTATTACCCCATAGCTATACACATCACATTTTTCATTATAAGGTTCACATCGAATCACCTCGGGTGCCATGTACACATAAGTTCCTATAAACAATATAAAAGGAAATAATATCATTAGAAGCCCTCAtcattttcaacaaaaaaaaaggaaatataaTTTCAATCAAACTTTATATACTTTTTATGAGAGAAACTTAGTcttttaaactttaaaaatgcACAACTTGGTGGCCTTATTAGTATGATATTCACTACTTAATTAGTATTTGAGTGAGGTTGTTCTTCTTGCTTGTTTCTTAGCTTTGAGAGCTTTCTTTTTGTGCAGTTTTTTTATGTTGCTTTTGGGTTGGGGCCTGTGTTGGGTATTTCTTTGGCGGACTTTTGTTTTTCTGCTATGTAATGTTTTAAGCCCCTATTTTTATTTGGGTTGTCTCCTCTTCTTGTCCCTTGCTTGGATATTGAAGTTTTTTATGATGAAATGAAAtcattttacttaaaaaaaataaaaatgcacaaCTTGTTTTTTAAGCATCCTAATTTGTCAAAACAAATTAATTAGTCTTTACTACTAAATATGAGCACTAAACCCTAGACTCTATGGCAGTGTTTAGTGAGAGAACAGAACAAAATAGAACAGAACATAACGGTACTGATCAAAAGAACAGGATGGAACAAgacaataatgttctgtgtGTTGTATTTGGTAACTCTAAGTCATTAGAACAAAACCtaaattttaattacatatataattaTGATAAGCTAATTAAGACTGCACTTGTTTCAATTGAAATAATAcgattttctaaaaaaaaaacctgaaacaAATGCACTTTAAATtcgctttcgaaaaaaaaaagtcaaaatgaTATGCTTTCAATAATGATATTTTGAAAAGCTGAAACACAAACAATGAATAAATGGAGATATGAGTTCCCTTCCGTTTCACCCTATTCCACGGAACCAACGTGTCCTTTAAAAGGGGCTTGTTGTCCTATTTCTTTCCAACCTATAAACACGACAAACGTAGAACGAAACTCATATGTCATATTTCGTTCCCTTTTAATCTATTTACCAAACATTACCTAAATATTTCATTAAATATAATCATAAGCCCACCATATTATGTCCTGTTGCACTAACAAATGTTATGCGTAACAATTCTGGATGATTTTCTTTTCGAATCGCCCTTTTGAAGAGATTCAATGGGACAATTCTACGATGAACCAATTTCTTTTAGTGGCAAAGCCTTCATTTTGTcttattgttttctttttttttttcttgttcaaACTATTTGTGAAAGTCAATAAGAGCTCTTATATGTGTGCACAAATGAGCTGACGGTTAAAGCAAAAGTTAGCAGCATTTTTGCTAGTGCGTGTGTGACGATTGTGGGTTGTGAAAAACAAACTAACAGAAAGAGTAGAATAGAAAAGTTTCTTGCGTTTGAAAACTTTCAATTACTTATTCATTAACCTTCAAAGCCTATTTATACAACTTGACTTTCACTATACAACTAACTCTAAACAACTAACTTTAACACCCTCCCTTAAACTGAACTTGCAACATGCAATTCAGTTTATCCTATTGATCTTACACACACCCAACTGTGATCTCAGTTTCTCAAACAACTCAACCTTCAAAGGTTTGGTCATAATATCTGACAGCTTAATAGTTGAGCTATTATCACAGTGTATGATTGAGCACTTGTCCTGAACATGACCAAGTGAGAAAAGAATTCTTCTAAGCCAAATACATTGACAAGCACATGCAACTGCAGCAATAAACTCAGCCTCAGTTGTTGAGAGACTAACAACTGCTTGCTTCTTTGAAGACCAAGCCACAGATCCTGAGCCAAGCATGAAGACAtatccagaagtacttttcctgTCATCgatatctccagcataatcactGTCAGTATAAGAGACCAATTCCCTGTTTCTAGCTCTTTTATACTGAATTCCCATATCAACTGAGCCACTCAAATATCTCATCACCCTCTTAACACTTTGCAAATGTACATCTGTTGGCTTCTCCATGTATCTACTCACAAGGCTGACAACATACATCAGATCAGGTCTGCTCACAGTTAAGTACATCAAACTTCCAATCATTTGCTTATACTGAGTAGCATCAACTTCAGCTCCACCACCCTTTTTATCCAACTTAGTTCCCGGAACCACAGGGTTTTTAACAGGGTTACTATTCTCCATGCCAAACCTCTTAAGAACCTCTCTAGCATACTTACTTTGACACATGAAGATACCTTCTGTGTTCTGCAAGATCTCAACACCCAGGAAATAGCTCATTCTGCCTAAGTCACTCATATCAAATTCCTTCTCCATGGATGACTTAAACTCACTGATCATCAGCTCACAGTTTCCAGTGTAGATCAAATCATCAACATACAGACTAACAATAATCACCAGATTATTCTTCCCTTGCTTGACATATAGTGTATGATCTGCCTCTGACCTTACAAACTTTTGTTTCTGGAAGTAGGCATCAATTTTACTATACCATGCTCTAGGGGCTTGCCTCAGTCCATAAAGAGCTTTGTGAAGCTTATAGACCTTACTCTCAGCACCTTTGACTTGATACCCCTGAGGTTGATCAACAAACACTGTCTCATCAAGTTCTCCATGCAAAAATGCACTTTTAACATCTAATTGGAATATTGTCCAGCCTCTGATAGCAGCCAAAGCAAGAATGGTTCTTATAGTATCCCACCTAGCAACAGGTGCAAATACCTCAGTAAAATCCACCCCTTGTTGTTGTTCATATCCCTTAGCCACCAACCTGGCCTTATGCTTCTCAATCTcacctttttcattcagctttgTCTTATAAACCCACTTAACTCCAATACTTTTCACTCCTTTAGGAAGTACTGCCAGCTCCCAagtgttatttttttcaatagCCTGTATTTCCAGATCCATAGCTTTTCTCCAGTGTTCACTCTTAGCTGCTACATCAAATGTCATAGGATCTGAAGCAATGGAAAGAAAGCTGAACTCTTCACCCTGGAGCTCATCAGTGAGAGCAAAATTACTGTGTCCTTCATCACTCAGATCTTCTCCAGACACAAACTCTTTCATCCATACGGGTTGTACAACACTTCTCTTGCCTCTTCTTTCCCTCTCCTCTTCAAACACTCTAGGTGCTGTACTGCCTGAGGCTCCATAATTGTCCACCTGTTCAGAGAGATTGTCATTTGAACTTGGATTAGCATGCAGCTCTATCTCACTTGTTGTAGATGCAGTAGGATTCTCAGTTGTGTCAacaacttcttcatcatctttttcACCAAGATTCTCAAGCAACTCCACCCTTTTTGTTCCTGACTGCCAATCCCAGCCACTTGATTCATCAAACACCACATCTCTACTGATCAGAATCTTCTTTAACACTGGATCATATAGCCTATAAGCCTTGGACTCTTCACTAATTCCCAAATGAATGCATTTCACACTC is a window of Lotus japonicus ecotype B-129 chromosome 5, LjGifu_v1.2 DNA encoding:
- the LOC130716662 gene encoding uncharacterized protein LOC130716662, coding for MAVHTGNTQGTYSNSNRGRSNSQYSSSKSNVQRLCTHCGRQNHTVETCFLKHGYPSNFPNGYKPKKAYITTSGGDSHSSSDQDEPPSSSLELTREQLQGLLALLPQSKPTAVSQAPNLKPIAASNLVSSHNVIANNIDMVNSQWIMDSGQDHFEDDWES